A genomic window from Clostridium aceticum includes:
- a CDS encoding RNA polymerase sigma factor, with protein sequence MTEELQWIKQIRLKSNKTAANQLIAKYYKEMYAYVYKQTLNKELSLDLTQEIFIRVLQSIDNYDERKASFRTWVYRIATYRIVDYYRSKYYKYNSLVTLIDDYDIEDDEDFTISVEYKEDVEKVMEIANKLDISNQQVLRLKLFADYTFKEISEILQVPESTVKTKYYSAIRKIKKDLEEW encoded by the coding sequence ATGACTGAAGAGTTACAGTGGATAAAGCAGATTAGGTTGAAATCAAATAAAACTGCAGCAAATCAGCTTATAGCTAAGTATTATAAAGAAATGTATGCTTATGTATACAAACAAACCTTAAATAAAGAATTATCTTTGGATCTGACCCAAGAAATTTTTATACGGGTACTACAATCCATCGATAACTATGACGAAAGAAAGGCTTCTTTTAGAACATGGGTATATAGAATAGCCACTTATCGAATTGTAGACTATTATCGATCAAAGTACTACAAATACAATTCCCTAGTAACATTAATTGATGATTACGATATTGAAGATGATGAGGATTTTACTATATCGGTAGAATACAAGGAAGATGTTGAAAAGGTTATGGAAATAGCAAACAAACTAGATATCTCTAATCAGCAAGTCTTAAGGCTTAAGCTTTTTGCGGACTACACTTTTAAGGAGATATCAGAGATACTTCAAGTCCCTGAATCTACAGTTAAAACAAAGTATTATTCTGCCATAAGAAAAATAAAAAAAGATTTGGAGGAATGGTAA